A section of the Carya illinoinensis cultivar Pawnee chromosome 12, C.illinoinensisPawnee_v1, whole genome shotgun sequence genome encodes:
- the LOC122289927 gene encoding probable trehalose-phosphate phosphatase F isoform X1: protein MDLKSNHASPVLTDPAPINKSRLRIPSGLLALLPHSQPGALFSSSKYVTIPRKKTGMINDVRSNGWLDAMKSSSPPRKKLIKDFNVEVALDDADIAYCSWMLKYPSALNSFEQITNRAKNKKIAIFLDYDGTLSPIVDDPDRALMSNDMRSAVRNVSKYFPTAIISGRSRDKVYELIGLKELCYAGSHGMDIMGTLSHSHISNDHSNCIKSNEKQGKDVNLFQPAREFLPLIDEVFRTLVEKTKGIQGAKVENHKFCASVHYRNVDEMNWPTIAQCVHDILKDYPRLRLTHGRKVLEIRPVIDWNKGKAVEFLLESLGLTNRNDVLPIYIGDDRTDEDAFKVLREGNRGYGILVSAVPKETNAFYSLKNPDEVLKFLNSLVTWKHDQTKSAIRRRSIE, encoded by the exons ATGGACCTGAAGTCGAATCACGCTTCTCCTGTTTTAACCGATCCTGCACCCATAAACAAGTCAAGACTACGCATCCCTTCTGGTTTGTTGGCATTGTTGCCTCACTCACAGCCAGGAGCTTTGTTCTCCTCGAGCAAGTATGTAACTATTCCAAGGAAAAAGACCGGAATGATTAATGATGTTCGATCTAATGGTTGGCTGGATGCCATGAAATCCTCTTCACCCCCTCGGAAAAAGCTAATAAAAGATTTCAATGTCGAGGTTGCTTTAGACGATGCTGATATTGCTTATTGCTCCTGGATG CTGAAGTATCCATCAGCACTCAATTCTTTTGAGCAAATTACAAATCGTGCCAAGAACAAGAAAATAGCAATCTTTTTAGACTATGATGGTACTCTTTCTCCAATAGTAGATGACCCTGATCGTGCCCTTATGTCTAATGAT ATGCGTTCTGCTGTGAGAAATGTTTCGAAGTACTTTCCAACAGCAATCATCAGCGGAAGAAGCCGTGATAAG GTTTATGAGTTGATTGGACTCAAAGAACTCTGTTATGCTGGTAGTCATGGGATGGATATTATGGGCACTCTCAGTCACAGTCATATTTCTAATGACCATTCAAATTGTATTAAATCTAATGAAAAACAG GGCAAGGACGTAAATCTCTTCCAGCCCGCTAGAGAGTTTTTACCTTTGATTGACGAG GTTTTTAGAACCCTCGTTGAGAAGACTAAAGGGATCCAAGGCGCAAAAGTTGAGAATCACAAGTTTTGTGCCTCTGTACATTACCGTAACGTAGATGAGATG AACTGGCCTACGATTGCACAATGTGTTCATGATATTCTAAAGGACTATCCCCGATTGCGATTAACCCATGGGCGGAAG GTTTTAGAAATCCGTCCTGTGATTGACTGGAACAAAGGAAAAGCAgttgaatttctgcttgaatctCTTG GACTAACTAATAGGAATGATGTGCTTCCAATCTATATTGGAGATGATAGGACCGATGAAGATGCATTCAAG GTATTGCGGGAGGGTAATCGAGGCTATGGGATACTGGTATCTGCTGTCCCGAAAGAAACCAATGCATTCTACTCTCTCAAGAACCCTGATGAG gtcTTGAAATTCCTCAACTCCCTGGTGACATGGAAGCACGACCAAACCAAGTCCGCTATTCGTCGGAGGAGCATAGAGTGA
- the LOC122289927 gene encoding probable trehalose-phosphate phosphatase F isoform X2 — MINDVRSNGWLDAMKSSSPPRKKLIKDFNVEVALDDADIAYCSWMLKYPSALNSFEQITNRAKNKKIAIFLDYDGTLSPIVDDPDRALMSNDMRSAVRNVSKYFPTAIISGRSRDKVYELIGLKELCYAGSHGMDIMGTLSHSHISNDHSNCIKSNEKQGKDVNLFQPAREFLPLIDEVFRTLVEKTKGIQGAKVENHKFCASVHYRNVDEMNWPTIAQCVHDILKDYPRLRLTHGRKVLEIRPVIDWNKGKAVEFLLESLGLTNRNDVLPIYIGDDRTDEDAFKVLREGNRGYGILVSAVPKETNAFYSLKNPDEVLKFLNSLVTWKHDQTKSAIRRRSIE, encoded by the exons ATGATTAATGATGTTCGATCTAATGGTTGGCTGGATGCCATGAAATCCTCTTCACCCCCTCGGAAAAAGCTAATAAAAGATTTCAATGTCGAGGTTGCTTTAGACGATGCTGATATTGCTTATTGCTCCTGGATG CTGAAGTATCCATCAGCACTCAATTCTTTTGAGCAAATTACAAATCGTGCCAAGAACAAGAAAATAGCAATCTTTTTAGACTATGATGGTACTCTTTCTCCAATAGTAGATGACCCTGATCGTGCCCTTATGTCTAATGAT ATGCGTTCTGCTGTGAGAAATGTTTCGAAGTACTTTCCAACAGCAATCATCAGCGGAAGAAGCCGTGATAAG GTTTATGAGTTGATTGGACTCAAAGAACTCTGTTATGCTGGTAGTCATGGGATGGATATTATGGGCACTCTCAGTCACAGTCATATTTCTAATGACCATTCAAATTGTATTAAATCTAATGAAAAACAG GGCAAGGACGTAAATCTCTTCCAGCCCGCTAGAGAGTTTTTACCTTTGATTGACGAG GTTTTTAGAACCCTCGTTGAGAAGACTAAAGGGATCCAAGGCGCAAAAGTTGAGAATCACAAGTTTTGTGCCTCTGTACATTACCGTAACGTAGATGAGATG AACTGGCCTACGATTGCACAATGTGTTCATGATATTCTAAAGGACTATCCCCGATTGCGATTAACCCATGGGCGGAAG GTTTTAGAAATCCGTCCTGTGATTGACTGGAACAAAGGAAAAGCAgttgaatttctgcttgaatctCTTG GACTAACTAATAGGAATGATGTGCTTCCAATCTATATTGGAGATGATAGGACCGATGAAGATGCATTCAAG GTATTGCGGGAGGGTAATCGAGGCTATGGGATACTGGTATCTGCTGTCCCGAAAGAAACCAATGCATTCTACTCTCTCAAGAACCCTGATGAG gtcTTGAAATTCCTCAACTCCCTGGTGACATGGAAGCACGACCAAACCAAGTCCGCTATTCGTCGGAGGAGCATAGAGTGA
- the LOC122289716 gene encoding probable xyloglucan galactosyltransferase GT19, which yields MVSIPSIVLPTIFLLLLQSTNSHQNLILSNSDPDPTVANCTHRWIHIRRLPSRFNLDLLSNCSQYPLFDNFCPYLPNNGLGQKTHNRSHSWFRTDSLMLEFIFHRRMLEYPCLTPNPDLADAVYLPYFAGIDALRYLYGPNVNASADHGLDLFDFLKDDNPRIWARHAGHDHFLVMARPAWDFSQPLGHDPPTWGTSFLELPEFFNVTALTLEARAWPWQEQAIPYPTSFHPPSLAFLESWIRRARRSRRSALMLFAGGGGFSATPNIRRSIRTECENYNATQTLDGYAKLCEVVDCSNGVCEHDPVRYMRPMLQASFCLQPPGDTPTRRSTFDSFLAGCVPVFFEDMSAKSQYKWHLPEEMYGKFSVFIPKEEVVFKGLRILDVLMGIPRARVKMMREKVLELMPRVIYRRHESSLGLKTKKDAFDIAVEGTLQRIKSRHKEVAVE from the coding sequence ATGGTTTCCATACCCAGTATAGTTCTTCCTACAATCTTCCTCTTACTCCTCCAATCTACCAATTCCCACCAAAATTTAATCCTTTCCAACTCAGACCCAGATCCCACCGTTGCCAACTGCACCCACCGTTGGATCCACATAAGACGCCTCCCCTCTCGGTTCAACCTCGATCTCTTATCTAACTGCTCCCAATACCCTCTCTTTGATAACTTCTGCCCGTACCTTCCCAACAATGGCCTCGGCCAAAAGACACATAACCGTTCCCACAGCTGGTTCCGCACCGACTCTTTGATGCTCGAGTTCATCTTCCACCGTCGGATGCTCGAGTACCCTTGTCTTACCCCCAATCCCGACCTCGCCGACGCCGTCTACCTCCCTTACTTCGCCGGCATCGACGCCCTACGTTACCTTTACGGCCCCAACGTCAATGCTAGCGCCGATCACGGCCTTGACTTGTTCGATTTCTTAAAGGATGATAACCCCCGCATATGGGCTCGCCACGCGGGCCATGACCATTTCTTGGTCATGGCTCGGCCCGCCTGGGACTTCTCGCAACCTCTGGGCCATGACCCTCCCACGTGGGGCACTTCCTTTCTCGAACTCCCCGAGTTCTTCAACGTGACAGCTTTGACCTTGGAGGCCAGAGCTTGGCCGTGGCAGGAGCAAGCGATACCTTACCCAACGTCGTTTCACCCGCCAAGCCTCGCGTTCTTGGAGTCGTGGATACGACGTGCAAGGCGGTCGAGAAGGTCTGCCTTAATGCTCTTCGCCGGAGGTGGAGGGTTCTCGGCCACCCCCAATATCAGGCGGAGTATTAGGACCGAGTGTGAGAATTATAACGCGACTCAAACTCTTGATGGGTACGCGAAATTGTGCGAGGTCGTGGATTGCTCTAATGGGGTGTGCGAGCACGACCCAGTTAGGTACATGAGGCCAATGTTGCAAGCAAGCTTTTGTTTGCAGCCACCGGGAGATACACCTACGCGGAGGTCCACTTTTGATAGCTTTCTTGCCGGGTGCGTCCCGGTTTTCTTCGAGGACATGTCGGCGAAGTCGCAATATAAGTGGCATCTGCCGGAAGAGATGTACGGGAAGTTCTCGGTGTTCATACCCAAAGAAGAGGTGGTGTTTAAGGGACTGAGGATTTTGGACGTGTTAATGGGTATACCGAGAGCTAGAGTTAAGATGATGAGAGAGAAAGTGTTGGAGTTAATGCCGAGAGTTATTTACAGGAGGCATGAGAGTTCGTTGGGTTTGAAAACAAAGAAGGATGCGTTTGATATTGCAGTTGAGGGTACTTTGCAGAGGATCAAGTCTAGGCATAAAGAAGTAGCAGTGGAGTAA